A DNA window from Danio aesculapii chromosome 14, fDanAes4.1, whole genome shotgun sequence contains the following coding sequences:
- the LOC130241192 gene encoding protocadherin alpha-3-like, protein MAEQRRGWEYWWIALCFSFILLYGQQVSAQIRYTIPEEMKQGSVVGNIAKDLGIDVSTLADRRFRIVSGSKDAFFQVNQNNGELYILKGVDREAICEGNGACLVNLKTAVENPLEIHYVAVEITDINDNNPSFSEQNQHFEIAEHTPTGTSFQLHAARDQDTAPYSVRLYKLSQDENFEIDIRNSDEEKIPFLVLKKPLDREHKAEHLLILQAIDGGNPPKKGALNVSVTVLDINDNRPVFSKDIYSVSLQENSPVGTTVIKIKATDTDEGSNSEIEYSLGKTLKRKVYDIFDLDHITGEIKVKGEVDFEDTDVYKLDVEASDKGQPPLSAQCRVIIKIQDLNDNKPEIELTSLSNIVSEDSKPGTVIALISVSDKDSGANGKVVCSLSDNVPFEFKPSFQDNMYSLVTKGRLDRELVPHYDITVTATDLGLPPLSSFKTLSIQVADVNDNQPEFTSKDLELYIFENNAPGASICSVSASDKDVNENALISYQISRGVQNEITSFLNINSETGVIYSLKSFDYETIKTFQFHVLATDSGSPSLSSNVTVNVFILDQNDNVPVILYPVSANGSAEGVEEIPRNVNAGHLVTNVRAYDADIGYNGWLLFSLQEVSEHSLFALDRYTGQIRTLRSFTETDEAQHKLLILVKDNGNVSLSATATVIVKVVEPKEAFAAPDGKTAVKDEEENNVTFYLIITLGSVSVLFVISIIVLIVMQCSKSTDYSSKYLQDANYDGTLCHSIQYRSGDKRYMLVGPRMSIGSTIAPGSNRNTLVIPDRRRRDSGEVRNY, encoded by the coding sequence ATGGCTGAACAAAGGCGCGGATGGGAGTACTGGTGGATCGCTTTGTGTTTTTCCTTCATTCTGCTCTATGGACAGCAGGTTTCAGCGCAGATAAGATACACCATTCCTGAGGAAATGAAACAGGGATCTGTTGTGGGAAATATTGCTAAAGATCTGGGAATTGACGTGAGTACTTTGGCAGACAGGCGGTTCCGTATTGTATCTGGTTCTAAAGACGCATTTTTCCAAGTAAATCAGAACAATGGCGAATTATATATTCTTAAAGGCGTAGACAGAGAAGCGATTTGTGAAGGAAACGGTGCGTGCTTAGTGAATCTAAAAACAGCAGTCGAAAATCCTTTAGAGATCCACTATGTTGCAGTAGAAATAACTGATATAAACGACAACAACCCTAGTTTTTCTGAACAGAATCAACATTTCGAGATAGCAGAACACACTCCTACAGGAACGAGCTTCCAGCTGCACGCAGCAAGAGATCAAGATACCGCGCCATATTCTGTCCGTCTGTATAAATTAAGTCAGGATGAAAACTTTGAAATTGACATCAGAAATAGCGATGAGGAAAAAATCCCCTTTTTAGTGTTGAAAAAGCCACTCGATCGCGAACACAAGGCAGAACATCTGCTGATATTACAAGCAATCGACGGTGGAAACCCTCCTAAGAAAGGAGCCCTTAATGTCTCTGTTACTGTACTGGATATTAATGACAATCGCCCTGTGTTCAGTAAAGACATATATTCAGTCAGTTTACAGGAAAATTCCCCAGTTGGAACgactgtaattaaaataaaagcaacagaCACTGACGAGGGGTCAAATAGCGAGATTGAGTATTCCCTTGGTAAAACTTTAAAGCGCAAAGTTTATGACATATTTGACTTGGATCACATTACAGGGGAAATAAAGGTTAAAGGTGAGGTTGACTTTGAGGACACTGATGTTTATAAACTTGACGTTGAGGCTTCAGATAAGGGTCAGCCTCCTTTGTCTGCCCAATGTCGAGTTATTATAAAGATACAAGATTTAAACGATAATAAACCTGAAATTGAGCTGACATCATTATCTAACATTGTTTCAGAGGACTCTAAACCTGGCACAGTTATTGCTTTGATAAGCGTTTCGGATAAAGACTCTGGCGCCAATGGTAAAGTCGTGTGTAGTCTATCAGACAATGTCCCTTTTGAATTTAAACCCTCTTTTCAAGATAATATGTACTCGCTAGTGACAAAAGGACGTTTGGATCGTGAACTTGTACCCCATTATGACATAACAGTTACAGCAACAGACCTAGGTCTACCTCCTTTATCATCTTTTAAAACTTTAAGCATTCAAGTGGCAGATGTGAATGACAACCAACCTGAGTTTACAAGTAAAGACCTTGAGCTTTACATATTTGAAAATAATGCTCCTGGAGCATCCATATGTTCTGTAAGTGCATCAGATAAAGACGTGAACGAAAATGCATTGATATCGTATCAAATAAGCAGAGGGGTACAAAACGAAATAACGTCATTCTTAAATATAAATTCAGAAACAGGGgttatttattcacttaaaaGTTTTGATTACGAAACTATCAAAACATTTCAGTTCCACGTGCTCGCCACAGACTCTGGAAGTCCATCTCTGAGCAGTAACGTGACAGTGAACGTGTTTATTCTGGATCAGAACGACAACGTTCCAGTGATCTTATATCCAGTCAGCGCTAACGGTTCTGCTGAGGGTGTGGAAGAGATTCCCCGTAATGTGAACGCAGGTCATTTGGTGACTAATGTCAGAGCCTATGACGCAGATATAGGATACAACGGCTGGTTATTATTCTCACTGCAGGAAGTTAGTGAGCACAGTCTCTTTGCTTTGGACCGCTATACAGGACAGATAAGGACCCTTCGCTCATTCACAGAAACAGACGAGGCCCAGCATAAACTGCTCATACTGGTCAAAGACAATGGGAACGTTTCCCTCTCAGCAACAGCGACTGTGATTGTCAAAGTTGTGGAGCCCAAAGAGGCTTTTGCAGCTCCTGATGGTAAAACCGCAGTAAAAGACGAGGAGGAAAACAACGTCACATTTTATTTGATCATCACTTTGGGCTCGGTTTCAGTGCTTTTCGTCATCAGCATCATCgtgttgattgtaatgcagtgcTCCAAATCTACAGACTATTCGTCCAAGTATTTACAGGACGCAAATTATGACGGGACTCTGTGTCACAGCATCCAGTACAGATCTGGAGACAAACGCTACATGTTAGTTGGACCCAGAATGAGTATCGGCTCTACTATAGCACCAGGCAGTAATAGGAATACTCTAGTCATACCAGATCGCAGGAGGAGGGATTCTGGAGAGGTAAGAAATTACTGA